TGTGAGCCTTCTGAATGAAGTAGTTGAGCATCTTTTCGGTGACCTTGAAGTCAGCGATGACGCCGTCCTTCATCGGCTTGATGGCCACGATGTTGCCGGGCGTGCGGCCCAGCATCTCCTTGGCCTCTTTGCCGACCGCCTCCACCTCGCCGGTGTTCTTATTGAGGGCGACGATGGAGGGCTCATTGACGACAATGCCCTTGCCGGCCGCGTAGACCAGCGTGTTGGCCGTGCCCAGGTCAATGGCCAGGTCACTGGAAAAAACACTGAACAGCGATCGCACGCCGTGCGACCGGGAAGAGCGCGAATGGAAACCGTTTGAAGGCATGTCGGGGGTGTTTTCTTATGAGAACTCTACCGGTATTGTACGGCCAGCGCGCGCGGTGTCATGAGTAAGGGGGTGCATATTTTGGGGCGCGGGGCAGGGATTTGCACAGGATTGGGAATTTGTGTGCTGCAAGTGCCAAATGGGGAACCGGCACGGTAGCGATGGAACCCCCAATCCGCTATGCTGGTGAGTTTTCCTCCCTGTTCCCTTTTCTTTAACCAGTCAGGAGCTTTCAAGCGTGGCGACCAAGTCTTATCAGAATCTGATCGGCGGCCGGTGGGTTCCGGCCCGCAGCGGCAAGACCTTTCTCAATGTGAATCCGGCGAACCACGACGACGTGGTGGGCGAGTTTGCGCTCTCGGGCGCCGAAGACGTGGCCGACGCCGTCGAGGCCGCCGAGGAGGCCTACAAGACCTGGCGGCTGACGCCCGCGCCCAAGAGGGCAGAGATTCTCTACCGCACCGGCGAGCTGCTCACCCAGCGCAAAGAGGAGTATGCCCGCGCCATGACCCGCGAAATGGGCAAGGTGCTGAGTGAGACGCGTGGCGACGTGCAGGAGGCCATCGACACGGCCTTTTACATGGCCGGCGAGGGCCGCCGCCTCTTTGGCCAGACCACCCCGTCTGAGCTGCAGAACAAATTCGCCATGTCCGTGCGCATGCCCGTGGGCGTGGTGGGCATGATCGCGCCCTGGAACTTCCCCATGGCGATTCCCTCGTGGAAGCTCTTCCCTGCCCTGGTCTGCGGCAACACCTGCGTCATCAAGCCGGCGGAAGACACGCCGCTCTCGACCATCCATCTCGTCGAAACGCTCATCGACGCCGGACTGCCCGCAGGCGTCGTGAACATCGTCACCGGCTACGGCCCCGAGGCGGGCGCACCGATCGTCGAGCACCCCGGCGTGCGCGCCGTCTCCTTCACCGGATCAAGCGAGGTAGGCCGCATCGTCGGGCAGAACGCGGCGGCGCGCTTCAAGCCCTGCTCGCTCGAAATGGGCGGCAAAAACGCCATGATCGTGCTGGCCGATGCCAATCTTGACCTCGCGCTTGAGGGCGCGCTGTGGGGCGCGTTCGGCACGACCGGGCAGCGCTGCACCGCGACCAGCCGCATCATTGTGGACAAGGCCGTGGCAGGCGAATTTACAGCGCGGCTGGTGGAGCGGGCGAAGAGTCTTCGCGTCGGCGACGGCCTCGACGAAGCCATCCAGATGGGCCCGCAGGTGAACCAGCAGCAGATCGAGACCTCGGCAAACTACTGCGCCATCGCCAAAGCAGAGGGCGCGGAGCTGCTCTGCGGCGGCGAGCGGCTCACCGGCGGCGCGCATGCCAGGGGCACCTTCTTCGCTCCCACCGTGGTTGGCCGGGTGAAGCCGGGCATGCGCATCGCGCAGGAAGAGGTCTTCGGGCCGGTGGTGAGCGTCATCGAGTGCGACGGCTTTGACGATGCCGTAAAGATCGCCAACGGCATCCAGTACGGGCTTTCGACCGCGCTCTACTCGCGCGACGTAAACCTGGCCTTCCGGGCCATGCGCGATCTCGAGGCCGGCATCACCTACATCAACGCGCCCACCATCGGCGCGGAGGTCCACCTGCCCTTTGGCGGCGTGAAGCAGACCGGCAACGGGCACCGCGAGGGCGGCACGGGCGCGCTCGACTTCTACACCACCTGGAAGTCCGTCTACGTGGACTACTCGGACAAACTGCAGCGCGCGCAGATTGACAACGCAGACTAGGACTGGCCGTCCAGGCACACGCGCCTGCGGCGTCCGTCCATCTTTCTCCCACGTCCGGCAACGGACGTGGGACGCCCCACTCAGAATTATTTTGTAGCGACTGACTGCGCCGGGAATAGAAAATTCAGGCGCGCCTTCACAAAGTCGCGCACCTTTTCCGTATGGAACTCCGTGACGCTGGCCAGCAGGTAAGCATAGCCGGTCGCGGCCAGCAGCAGGCACAGCGCAAAACCCAGGTGCGCCCACGTCGGCTGCCAGCGATGGTCATGCAGCAGCAGCGCCGTGAGCAGAGTCAAAAACGGCACATGCACCAGGTAAAGCGTGTACGAGAACCCGGCAGCCCGGCGGCTGACGGCAACTTCGGTCGAGGGCTTGGCCTCGATACGGTAGCTGAGCAGGGCCAGCATCAACGGAATGGTCGCGAGCGTCAGCAGATAGTCCGACACCGTGCCATTCAGTCCGTGGACCTTCGCCAGAAAGAAAAAGACAGGCACATAGGCCGCGATGATGATGGGGCGCATCCGCGCAGGGATCTGCGGCAGCGGAAAGAACGCCAGCGCCGCCCCGGCCAGCCAGACCGGAAAAAGCAGCAGAATGGAGCGCGACAGAAAGACGGCCATCACCAGAAAAAGCGCGGCGTGCGTCAGGCGGCGGGCCCAGCCGCTTCCCGGGCGCAGCGCGATAATGGCGCAGGGAAAGAGCAGGTAATACCAGAACTCGTTCGCCAAACTCCACAGCGGCCCGTCCGATCCGAAGGTATGGGTCACCGTGTCCTGCAGGAAAAAGAGGTTGCCGAAAAAAGTGCCCCAGTTGTGCCGTTGCTGCACGTTGGAAGTCACATGATTGGACACCTGGCCCGTATAGAGCAGCGTGGCCGCGTGGCTGTGCAGGCCGATAGCATCCCACAGGGCGCAGAGCACCAGCGCGGGAATCAGCACGAGCCACAGCCGCGTGAGGCGATGCAGCAGATAATCACGCCAGTCCCAACGTTTCTGGCCTGTCTTGCGCCAGACGCTGCTGCCAATGAGAAATCCGCTCAACACAAAAAAGATGATGACGGCCTGATGGCCCGCGCCCGTGAGCACATACGGCACAGCCAGCAGCGCGCGCAGTTTGTGCGAGGCAATCTCGGGAAAGTCGATGAACAGCAGCGCCCGCCAATGCGAGACCAGGACCAGGAATGCGGCCAGAGCGCGCAGCAGGTCGAGATTGACCGAAGCTCGGCTTTGATGGAACGAAACTGTTCGAATCTGGGTCATCTCGCACAGCATAACCGATTGCCCTTGAAAGCCTGATTTCATCCGCGTCGGCGCGCATTTTGCCCGGGAATACGTTATTCTTTGGAGTTTGCCCCCAACAGCCAACGTGGCTTCCCGGCGGGCTGCGGTAGTTGCTTCACGATGTAGCAGGAAGTGCAGAGGAATCAGATGATTATCGGAGTACCCAAGGAAGTCAAAGACCACGAGAGCCGCGTCGGCATTACGCCGGCCGGCGCCAAAGAGCTGACCGCCGCCGGCCACAAGGTGCTGGTGGAGACCCGCGCGGGCGAGCTGTCGGCCTTCACCGACGACGAGTACCAGGCCGCCGGCGCTGAAATAGCCGGCAACGCCGCCGAGGTATGGGGCCACGCCGAGATGGTGGTCAAGGTCAAGGAGCCCGTCGAGAAGGAGTACATCTTCTTCCGCGAGGGGCTGGTGCTGTTCACCTATCTGCATCTGGCTCCGCTGCCGGTGCTGACTGATCAGCTTCTCAAGAAGAAGGTCACCGGCATCGCCTATGAGACGATTCGTGACCGGCACAACACGCTGCCGCTGCTCACGCCCATGTCCGAAGTGGCGGGCCGCATGTCCGTGCAGGTGGGCGCTTCCTATCTTGAAAAAGAGCGCGGCGGCCGCGGGCTGCTGCTCGGCGGCGTTCCGGGCGTACCCCCGGCCAACGTGTGCATCATTGGCGGCGGCATCGTCGGCACCAACGCCGCGAAGATCGCCCTCGGCATGGGAGCCAAGGTCACCCTGGTAGACCTGAACCTCAACCGCCTGCGCGAGCTGGACGACATCTTCAACGGCCGCCTCTACACGCTCGCCTCCAACAGCTACAACGTGGCGCAGGCCGTGCGTGAGGCCGATCTGGTGATCGGCGGCGTGCTGATTCCCGGCGCAGCCGCGCCGAAGATCGTGACCCGCGAGATGGTTTCACAAATGAAGAAGGGCGCGGTCATTGTCGATGTGGCCATCGATCAGGGCGGCTGCATTGAGACGGCCCGGCCCACCACGCACAGCGACCCCGCCTACGAGGTAGACGGTGTCGTCCACTACTGCGTCACCAACATGCCGGCGGCGGTGCCGAACACCTCCACGCTCGCGCTCACCAACGCCACCTTCCCCTACGTGATGCGGCTGGCCCGTCTGGGCGCCAAGGCCGCCATTCTGGAAGACCGCGGCCTCAGCGACGGCGTGAACACCTACAACGGCGTGCTGACCTGCGAGCCGGTCGCCGTGTCGCAGAACAAGGACTGGGAAGGCATCCTGTCGCTGCTGCAGTAAATCTCGCTGCCAGCGGAACGGATATTTTCACAAGCAAACAGAAGAGGCGCGGCTCATGAGCCGCGCCTCTCTTGTTTGCAAATGGTATTCCCTCACTGCAGACGAACCGAGTGCTCCAGACGGAAGGTCAGAATCGACTCCGCCGGAATCACAATGTTCTTGTTGCCGGTGAAGGCCGTGCCGGCCGTGCCGGCTCCAGCGCCGGCTGCCGCGCCAATGAGCGCGCCCTTGCCGCCGCCAGCCAGACCGCCAATCAGAGCACCCAGGCCCGCACCGCCGCCAATAAAGCCCAGCGAACGGCGTCCCTTGCCCTTTTCCACGCGAGAGATGCTGCTGGTCATGACGGGGAAGCTGTGCCCCTGCACGTCGATGCGTTCCAGGCGAATCGCCAGAACAGCGCCGCCCTTGAAGCGCCCGAGTGGCTTCGCCTCAAGCACCGCGCCCTCGGCGCGCGCGCCGCGAGGAACCACAACATTGCCGTTGGAGTCCGTGATCGCATTCTCCACGGTCGCGCTGAAGGTGTCACCACTCTGGCTGATCTTCGAGCCGAGATCCTGGTTGATGCGCACGCGAATATCCCGGCCTGCCGGAATCACCTGCGCGGGCGGCGGCGAAGGCGCACGACGCGCGCGCGCCGGACGCGAACTGTAGGAAGAAGAGGAAGAAGAAGAAGAAGAAGAAGAATTATCCGCGGGCGGAGGCGGTGGCGTGGACTGCGCCGTGCTGCTGGCAGCCGGTGCAGCCGTCTGGCTTGCCGCCGCTGCCGGTTGGGTAGAGTTCTGCGTGTTATCAGCACTCTTCTTACTGCAGCCGGACACAATCAGCGCGGCTGACAGCACTAAACTGCTCGCGAAAGCAAAAGAGACTTTGTTTTTCATCGGCCTATTGAGATGCGGCCCGGGGAGCCGCAGTTGTGCCTTTCTATGAATGTTTTATGAAGCACTGAGGTTGCCTCTATCGATGCGCAACCCGTTGAACCTGCAGAACCTTATAATACGGCGCAAGCGCTCTGGCGAGCCACGGCGTCACGCGCGGGAGAGTTTTTGCCTGGATCAAAACCAAAACGCTATCCGGCCTTTCTGGCCATCTGCATGCTGCTGCTGCTGCTGGCGCTGAGCATGCTCAATGCCTTTAACCTGCACTTTCTGCACCCCCAATCGGCGGGCGAAATCTACCTGTTCACCGCGATCTCCATTGTCAGCTTTCTGCTGCTGGTCACGCTCATCGTGCTGCTGGCCCGCAACATTCTCAAGCTGCTGGCCGATCAGCAGAGCCGCGTGCTGGGCTCGCGGTTGCGCTCGCGCATGATTCTGGGCGCGCTCATCCTCTCATTCGCGCCCGCGCTCTTCATGTTTCTCTTCAGCTACCTGCTGATGAACCGCTCCATTGACCGATGGTTCTCGCAGCCCTCCACCGATCTGCGCGAGGCCTCGCGCTCCATTGCAGTGGAGCTGGCCAGCTACATGAGCGCCAACGCGCGCGCCGAGGCGGACTCGCTCGCCAGTTCGCCAGCCTTCGCCGCTCCGCCGCCGGGAACCGCCTCCGCCAGTGCACAAAAGGCCCGCGAAGCCGCCATCACCCAGGAGATGAAGCGCCACCGCCTCACGCTGCAGGGCGGCTTTGTCGCCATTTATGAGGATGCGCAATTGCGCGCCGGCTACCAGTTGCCCGCGCGGGCGCAGACGGCCTCTCTGCACTCCTGGCTCGAAGACTCCGAACGAGACTCCCGGGAACACGCCACGCGCCCCCCCGCGCTGCCGCTCTCCCTGGCCATTCTGCAGGCGGCTCAGAGCAGCGACGACCCAATTCTGAGCGCGGCCGGCACGGAGTACGCCTTAGGAGCGGCCAGCCTCAACAACGGCGGCCTCATCGTGGTCGGCCTGCCCGTGCCCGCCGAACTGCCGCCCAATCTTGACACCCTCAGCGCCGGAGCACGCCAGTATTGGGCCATCTACCGCCAGCGGCGCACCATTCGCAGTATGTATCTGCTGCTGTTACTCATGCTGACGGCGCTGGTGTTTTTCTCCAGCAGTTGGCTCGCGCTCTACCTCTCCAAGCAGATCACCCGCCCCGTCGAGGCCCTCGCCGACGCCATGAGCGAGATCAGCCAGGGCCACTACTACCAGCGTGTCACCGTCAACGCCTCGCAGGAGCTGGGTGAGCTGGTCCGCTCCTTTAACGAAATGGCCTCTGACCTCGAGCAGAGCCGCCTGCTCGCCGACTACTATACGCAGCAGCTCTCCACCGCCAACCAGACGCTCGAAACACGCCGCAACGAGCTCGAGACCATTCTTGAAACCATTCCCAGCGCCGTGCTCACGCTCGATGCCGGGCGTCATGTGCTGGGCTGCAACCGCGCCTTTGCCGCGCTCTTTCCCGCACCGGGCGGCACCAGCCGGGAAGGCGCGCCGCTCGCCGGGGTCATTCCCGCCGAGGTGCGCGACGACGTGCTCGAGCTCGACCGCCGCGCCCGCCGCATGGGCCTCGCCAGCACCGAGCTGGAGCTGCGCCGCGACGGCGTCACCCTCAATCTCGCCCTCACCATGGCCGCCGTCAGGCTGGGCGGCCATCAGCGCGGCGCGATTCTGGTGATTGAAAACGTCACCGAACTCTTGCGCGCGCAGCGCCAGGTCGCGTGGAAGGAAGTCGCGCAGCGCGTCGCGCACGAAATCAAAAATCCGCTCACGCCCGTCACCCTCTCGGCGGAACGCATCCGGCGGCACAACGCGCGCAACACGCCCGAGTCCCAGCAGGTCATCGAGCGCTGCTGCGACATCATTCTGAGCGCCGCCGAGTCCGTGCGGCGTCTCGTGGACCAGTTCGGCGTCCTCGCCGAGTTCCCCGCCGCCATGCCTTGCCCCGCCGACCTCAACAACATTGCCGAGAGCGCCGTGCTGCAGTTTGAAGACCGCCTCGACGGCATCCGCATCGAGCAGCACCTGGCGGACCCGCTGCCACCCGTCATGGCCGACGCCGAGGCCCTCAAGCGCGCGCTCGCCAACCTCATCGACAACGCCGCCGAGGCCATGCATGACAGCCTGCTGCGCGTGCTCTCGATTGAAACCTGCCTCAGCGAGACCGCAGGCATGGCCGAAATCGTCATCGCCGACACCGGCTCCGGCCTCACCGAGGAGATGCGCGAGCGGCTCTTCCTGCCCTACTTCTCCACCAAGCAGCGCGGCACCGGCCTCGGCCTCACCATCGCCGCAAAAATCGTGCAGGACCACGGCGGCACCATTCGCGCCGAGCACAACGCGCCCAAGGGCACGCGCTTTGTCATCAACCTGCCGCTGGCCGACGCCGCGCCATCTACACTGACACTGCCGCACGACACCGCAGCGGCAAAGACCAGCGGCTGGCCCGCAGGAGAGATCGACCAGGCATGAACCACATTCTCATCGTCGATGACGAGGCCGAGATCCGGCAGTCGCTCGAAGAAATCCTCAAGGAAGAAGGCTACATCGTCACCACGGCGGCCACCGCCACCGAGGCGCGCACCCTGCTGCACGACGCGGCCTATGACGTGATGCTGCTCGACATCTGGCTGCCTGACGGCGACGGCCTCGACGTGCTGGCCAACGCGCAGACGCTCGGCACCGATTCGCGGCCTGAGGTCATCGTCATCTCCGGCCATGCCAACATCGCCACGGCCGTGAAGGCAACCAAGCTCGGCGCATTCGACTTTCTTGAGAAGCCGCTGCTGCTGGAGCGCACGCTCATCGTGGTGAAAAACGCGATGGAAGCCAAGCGCCTGCAGAGCGACAACCTGGAGTTCCGCCGCCAGCTCGCGCTCGAGCAGCACGTCTCCGGCGAAAGCGTCGCGGCCAAGGCGCTGCGGCAGCAGATCGCGCTCATGGCGCCCACCAACGGCCGCGTGCTCATCTATGGCGAGTCGGGCGCGGGCAAAGAGGTCATCGCGCGCGCCATTCACGCTGGCAGCCTGCGCCGCGAGCGCGTCTTTGTCGAGCTGAACTGCGCCGCCATCCCAGAGGACTTCATCGAGGCCGAGCTCTTCGGCTACCGCAACGCCGCCGTCGCCGGCGGCCCCAACGAGAAGCGCGGCACCTTTGAGCGCGCCAGCGGCGGCACGCTCTTTCTAGACGAAGTGGGCGACATGAGCCTCAAGACGCAGGCCAAGGTGCTGCGCGTGCTCGATGAGCAGAGCTTTGTGCCCATCGGCGCCACGCAGCCGCTGCAGGTGGACGTGCGCGTCATCGCCGCCACCAACAAGAACCTGGAAGACGAGATCGCCAAGGGCAACTTTCGCGAAGACCTCTTCTACCGGCTCAACGTGATTCCCTTCTTCGTGCCGCCGCTGCGCGACCGCCGCGAAGACATCCCCGTGCTGGTGTCGGAGTTTCTGCTGGGCTTTGGCCGCGAGTACGGCCGCACGCATGTCGAGATCAGCCGCGACGCCGTGGACGCGCTCATGCAATACCACTGGCCCGGCAACGTGCGCGAGCTGCGCAACATGGTCGAGCGCGTGCTCATCCTCAACCCGCAGGTGCGCCGCATTGAGAAGAAACACCTGCCCGTGCTCGCCCAGCGCACCGCCCACAAGCAGGAGGACTTCCAAAGCCTGCAACACGCCCGCGAAGCCTACGAGCGCGACTACATCCTGCGCAAAATTGAGGAGTGCAAAGGCAACATCAGCCGCGCCGCCGAGGTGCTCGGCCTGGAGCGGTCGCACCTCTACCGCAAGATGAAGACCCTGGGGATTGGGGTGCGGGAATGAATGAATCTCCATTGGGCTGAAATTACGCTTCCCTCCGCCAAGTGACTGCGCGGGATCTATTGTTCTGCGTCTCTGAAACATATAACCAAGCTCAGAGTACGTTTAAACTACGGCCATGTTTGAAACAGCCACATATGATGATCCGCTGGTGCTCGATCCTGCAATTCGAGCACGCTGGGCATTTCTCGAAACTAGTTCTGCCTCAGCAGTTCTTCGTTCTGTCTGTCCGGCAGAGTGGGCGGATATCGTTTCTTTCCTGGGTTCATTTCGCCTCGATCCGTCCCGCTGGCTGGTTGCAGGCGGAAATCGTGGCGACATCGCAAAGCAGATAGACGGTATGTTCAGTGAACGAGGCTGGCGTGAAATCCGGGTCGACCTCTCCACTAAGGCAATCCTGAAGAACAAATCAGAGGAGACGGTAGAGGAACTGCCTGCGGTGTATCAGGAAGGATATCTTGTTGACAACTTCAAGGGGCGAGTCGCGCTCGATGTTGAGTGGAATGCCAAGGATGGAAACCTAGACAGAGACCTGTCCGCCTATCGTGCGTGGCATGAGGCTGGTGTAATTTCCGCCGCAGTGCTTATCACTCAGGACAGGATCAAACTCAAAGAGCTTGCTGAACGGATATGGGGGGACTATCAGCAAACCCTTCCAGAAGATCAAAGGAATAGAAGACTACCCATTGACCTGGCAACATCCACAACAACTAACCTGGAAAAAGCTGCACTGCGCGTCCGTCGGGGAGTCATGGGTACATGCCCTCTTCTAATCGTCGCCGCAATACCCGCAACTTGGAACCAGCAGCCGTTTACGACAGGCTAGTCTCCAGCCACAGGAACTTCTGCGCGCGAGTGGTTAGCATAAGTTTTCCAGGTAGGCTCGTAGGAGTCGTCGGCTTGGTTTCCCCAAGATACCCATTTTTTGCGATCACCTCGGGCAAACAGCTCAAGGAAAGGTCCCGGGCTACAAGCCTCGATGATGTCGTATTGCTCGTCTGGCTTCCGGGAATGCTCTCTCTTGCGACTGCTCAAATAGTTCACTTGCGTACGTCCCGGTTGCAGCGTGCGCGCATTCTTTCCACGCACTCCGAATAAGATCAATTCAGTAACATTCCTGAAATAAAAGCCGACACCACGACCGTCTGACCCGCCATCTTTGCGGATCTTGTGCCATACCAGATTGCTTTTGTACTGGAATCCCCATGCCCGCATCACTTCCAGACCTTCAGGGAGCAAGGCGTTAGGTACCCAAAGATACAGATGCGCGGTATCCGCCGAAACTGGCGCAACAGGAAGTTCTTTTATCTCGTCGAGCGTCATCGTTCCGTAACGGCTGAGGCGCTTGTGTTCCGGCGCAACTTTGCCCGTCCGGTTCTGGAATTGCCACGGTGGGTCTGCAAGAATCGTCCCGAAGCGCCGTCCGGCCGCCGTGTTCAGCAAATCCTCGCCAGCCGGCGAAAACTGATAGATCGGAAGCACCTTGCTGCTCCTATTCATGACTCGCGCCCGCAAATAGTGGCCATTGTTCCGCAACGTATTTTTCTGCTGCGTCCCTAATCACCCAAGCGACGGTGACCTTCTTCTGTTTCGCAATGATCTCAAGTGACGAATACACCTGCACAGGCAGGGTTACCGAGGTTCGCGTAGAAGGCTCGTTGTTGAGTTTGCGCGCCACCATTCCCTTTCCAGTATACTGCACCACGTTACACCACATAGGTGCCAGCGCGAAGTGGAAATCGCAGCAATTTCTCTCTTGCAATTAGTGTGGGGAAATTCGACACGAATCGCGCGATTTACTGAGATTCCTCTAATCAGTAATTCGTTGCGGAGACGCATCCCTCCTAGGTTGGCTCCCATCTTGAATTCTGGGTAGCGCCACCAGACCAAGGTGCACATCCGAAGCCGCTTCAGAATGATGGGCGGTCGTCGACCGCTTCGGTCTGCACTTTCAATTTTGCTAAAGCATCGGCCCGCTGGACCCAGCCCCTCGTCCCGCCGACTGCCGGGAATTTGACCCATTTTCGCTACCATGGAAACAGGGGAATTTCCCGCTTCTCGCCCTTTCGGAGTGCCGGGCCGGACTGGTCCGCTGACTGGCTTGCGGGCCGGATTCGGGCAGCGGCGAAGTCTCTCTTACCCCGAAATTCTCGCCTCGAAAATGTGAATTTCAATTCACATTTTATTTCCCGCAAATTTACCCGCAACCATCGAAGAATCAACCAGATAGGTCATTTTCCACCCATCCGCCCTCTTGCACTCTGAAAAAATATCGGCAAAATGTGATTCCAGATTCACATTTTCACGCGAAACGCACTAACCCACTGAAAAATAAAGGCTTGCCAGGAGCCAACAGCGCCCTCCCAGCCCATTTTCCAGAAATAATGTGAATTCACATTCACATTTTCCCCGAAGGGCCGAAACCCACGTCTCAGAATCGAGACGTGGGGCACCTGTGATGTTTCAAGAGGTTGTCCATTCGAAATTTCGCGGAGAAGCTGTTTGTGGCGAACAAGCAGAGTCTTCGGAGAGATCGAATGGACATTCACCAGAATGCTCGTCTAACGCCTTACAGTCGAGAGCAGTTGGCGAGAAAAGTTATTTGTACCGGGTGCACGTTGAAGCTGGCCGCGGCCAGCTTCAACGTGAGCGCAAAGACGGCCGGCAAATGGGTGCGCCGGTATCGCGCCGAGGGTTCGGATGGCTTGCGGGACCGCAGCTCGCGTCCGCATCGCAGCCCGCGGCGCTTGCCGGAGGCGTTGCGGCTGAGTGTGATTGAGCTACGGCGGGGTTACATGCCGGGGTATCAGATCGCCCGGCGCAGCGCTGTGAGCGTGTCTTCGGTGAGCCGTATTTTGCGGCGCGCGCGGCTGAGCCGATGGCGCGATCTGAACCCGCCTCCGCCGGTGGTTCGCTATGAGCATGCCGCTCCAGGCGACTTGCTGCATCTGGACATCAAAGGCATGACGCGCTTCGGCGAGGTCTCGCTGCGCGGCGACGGCAGGCTGCGGGGCAAGAAGGAACACCCGGGCTTTTTGGCTCTGCATG
The DNA window shown above is from Acidobacterium capsulatum ATCC 51196 and carries:
- a CDS encoding IS481-like element ISAcp2 family transposase; its protein translation is MDIHQNARLTPYSREQLARKVICTGCTLKLAAASFNVSAKTAGKWVRRYRAEGSDGLRDRSSRPHRSPRRLPEALRLSVIELRRGYMPGYQIARRSAVSVSSVSRILRRARLSRWRDLNPPPPVVRYEHAAPGDLLHLDIKGMTRFGEVSLRGDGRLRGKKEHPGFLALHVAVDDHSRMVFAQMLADQKAETTIGFLHAAVEFFASHGIGIRALLTDNGSSYRSRQFRQACQQMAIKHSRTRPYTPRTNGKAERFIQTAMREWAYAKHWTDSSQRDQHLQSWIHYYNHERPHGSLNYKPPSSRSQEGTTS